The following proteins come from a genomic window of Amphiura filiformis chromosome 16, Afil_fr2py, whole genome shotgun sequence:
- the LOC140135944 gene encoding uncharacterized protein yields the protein MTVKDHDNTTTATATATPSSDTATATASDTVTSSRAVDESNMKWRYQHTIDPAAGDVRACQMISPNQLAVCVRHCVKVYDVTGESSRLAYTVATQEWRMRGIHGVAVSESSPDSMLVICDGLPYVYQCPRHESTVENKKFEIQSNDKNPWCIVANASVAVIAMSRRSSFIVWNLPDFTHQSHVQIGLDPSDMTITSDYLVVASGKVMIVKALSDVTQDVARIESPDGGEFSSIAFRNNGREIYAACNQVETCCVYKYTWDGVGKPEYVNSGSIFEYDIMRVYYRVLSVTSGRLLAVGQYMDGIVLIYKLH from the exons ATGACTGTCAAAGATCATGACAACACCACAACAGCTACAGCAACAGCTACTCCAAGCAGTGATACAGCTACAGCAACAGCGAGTGATACAGTGACCTCATCAAGGGCAGTTGATGAATCAA ATATGAAATGGCGATACCAGCACACCATAGACCCTGCAGCCGGTGATGTTAGGGCGTGTCAGATGATTAGTCCTAACCAACTGGCTGTATGTGTGCGCCACTGTGTGAAAGTGTACGATGTAACAGGAGAGAGCTCACGTCTGGCGTACACAGTGGCAACTCAGGAGTGGAGAATGAGGGGCATCCATGGTGTCGCAGTTAGTGAATCCTCTCCTGATAGCATGCTGGTGATCTGCGATGGCCTACCGTATGTGTATCAGTGTCCTCGACATGAGTCGACTGTAGAGAACAAGAAATTTGAGATTCAAAGTAATGACAAAAACCCATGGTGTATAGTAGCTAATGCTAGTGTTGCTGTCATTGCAATGTCTCGCCGTTCATCATTTATAGTGTGGAATTTACCTGATTTTACTCATCAATCTCATGTACAAATAGGTCTAGATCCATCAGATATGACAATCACGTCAGATTACTTGGTGGTAGCGAGTGGGAAGGTAATGATAGTGAAGGCGTTATCTGATGTTACTCAAGATGTTGCTAGGATAGAGTCACCGGATGGGGGAGAATTTAGTAGCATAGCGTTTAGGAATAATGGTAGGGAGATCTACGCTGCATGTAATCAGGTTGAGACGTGTTGTGTCTACAAATATACATGGGATGGTGTAGGCAAACCTGAGTATGTTAACTCTGGTAGCATTTTTGAGTATGATATTATGAGAGTGTATTATCGGGTATTATCAGTGACTTCGGGGAGGTTACTTGCTGTGGGACAGTACATGGATGGGATTGTGTTGATATACAAATTACACTAG